Proteins found in one Collinsella aerofaciens genomic segment:
- a CDS encoding FHA domain-containing protein, producing the protein MAAETPCSVLYNDIRSFGGLKHLEIARMLINGNSYLGSTLLEKCSSNRSYLTRYIVHRKPDQCAPSIYSDFTVTTLNLSSAICSKLGGGESAYRAIAEHYRGPAANEMMSALASYKLDSRLYANALNRIDNFDGNAVREKSTLYLMLFVATGALADPVQGVTTVERFCASKTGGHFGTTETTVGRGFMSSLEQPHTVAPNLGLLRTHADNCADMQIHPLTRDPRGTVIGSLPKTSPSITDVGADASREHLRIWLEGEHWYAQGLGSTNGTVLESGAGDGDIVIEPPRDQREPGKVYPPVEIANSDRLHLGLYTTFLVIVD; encoded by the coding sequence GTGGCAGCAGAGACGCCTTGCTCGGTCCTCTATAACGATATTCGCTCGTTCGGCGGTCTTAAACATCTCGAGATCGCCCGAATGCTCATCAATGGAAACTCTTATCTCGGCAGTACCCTGCTCGAGAAATGCTCTTCCAACCGCTCGTATCTCACCCGTTACATCGTCCATCGCAAGCCTGACCAGTGCGCGCCCTCCATCTACAGCGACTTTACCGTCACCACGCTCAACCTTTCCTCGGCAATCTGCAGCAAGCTCGGCGGCGGCGAGTCCGCCTATCGGGCAATCGCCGAGCACTATCGCGGTCCGGCCGCCAACGAAATGATGTCGGCTCTCGCCAGCTACAAGCTGGACAGCCGCCTATATGCAAATGCCCTCAATCGCATCGACAACTTTGACGGCAATGCCGTGCGCGAGAAAAGCACGCTTTACCTTATGCTCTTTGTGGCAACGGGGGCGCTCGCCGATCCCGTTCAGGGCGTGACCACCGTCGAGCGCTTTTGCGCCAGCAAGACGGGCGGGCACTTTGGCACCACCGAAACTACCGTCGGACGCGGCTTTATGAGCAGCCTGGAGCAGCCGCACACCGTCGCTCCCAACCTCGGTCTGCTCAGAACCCATGCCGACAACTGCGCCGACATGCAAATCCATCCCCTCACACGCGATCCGCGCGGCACCGTGATTGGTTCTTTGCCCAAAACCTCGCCCAGCATCACCGATGTAGGCGCCGACGCCTCGCGCGAGCATCTTCGCATTTGGCTCGAGGGTGAGCACTGGTACGCCCAGGGCCTTGGATCGACCAACGGCACAGTGCTCGAATCGGGCGCGGGCGACGGCGATATTGTGATTGAGCCGCCGCGCGACCAACGCGAACCCGGCAAAGTCTATCCCCCCGTGGAAATCGCCAACAGCGACAGGCTCCATCTGGGTCTCTACACGACATTCCTTGTCATTGTGGACTAG
- a CDS encoding heavy metal-associated domain-containing protein, whose protein sequence is MRFTIKTSGLMCGHCDATVETALLNVAGVTDADADHETQTVQVECADTVTAEQLAAAVEAAGEKFHALSVTAA, encoded by the coding sequence ATGCGTTTCACAATTAAGACTTCCGGCCTTATGTGCGGCCACTGCGACGCCACCGTCGAGACCGCGCTGCTCAACGTTGCGGGCGTAACCGACGCCGACGCCGACCACGAGACTCAGACCGTCCAGGTGGAGTGCGCCGACACCGTAACCGCCGAGCAACTCGCCGCCGCTGTCGAGGCCGCGGGCGAGAAATTCCACGCCCTGTCTGTGACCGCCGCGTAG
- a CDS encoding DUF6273 domain-containing protein, which translates to MDTTDSAYGDKLVRLDTFDTAVAVDPSAEDDAKRRFMTLILQTAHRNNGNIGHVLRATNTSGEVFAVKLLKDNAILSGQAPDRSAEQAAAHLANTAALFEEYRHLCTVSHLRGFPRVYGYGSCEDDPLILMEWVEGTSLKQALPLLPHDASGGLTTQMVAAVGNAVLRALLMTQGLVNPVVHRDLSPANIMFRTTSRTLEQQIVDCSFDPCLIDMGSATMALGDDTITRRADIWRFATPAYAAPEMLTQDIEGIAALRRSPAIDVYALSSILYQLYSGRKPFDVESTGAAATGSFYLIKTKTKPAPLEPRCSDDEALVQIIMKGISVEQRDRPTEQQMLEVLSAYLTDAESEGREGAGSDTAIDIDSGTHLKVDVAGERAREILEQARHDAMTRRRFIIGGVVAAVAGLGVIGAATHGFGIPDYLDGIRSSLDDYTWDQLQEISLKIKATETRSEAREIARRYHLLDADGHIPYPCTKRVTLTNGLQVGAQLVGIRHDELLDGTGKAGLTFMFDAGIAERNAAAEPPSAGWADCELREWLNGDGLKLLPNELRALIKGVKKVSNNVGAANSASCLSELPATLWLPAMVELCGTQPPDSFTEGYHYLADIYNGEGREYQLFRELKVSPYSTNETMVRQWKGKDTCWWERTVSPDTSESEGTLYMNRVGHDGDVFTYATPAEKPSKLTCVIPGFCI; encoded by the coding sequence ATGGATACTACCGATAGCGCCTATGGCGACAAACTCGTCCGTCTCGATACGTTCGATACCGCCGTGGCGGTCGACCCCAGCGCCGAGGACGACGCCAAGCGTCGGTTTATGACGCTTATTCTCCAGACGGCCCACCGCAACAACGGCAACATCGGGCACGTGCTGCGCGCGACCAACACGAGCGGCGAGGTCTTTGCCGTCAAGCTACTCAAGGACAATGCCATCCTTTCCGGCCAAGCCCCCGACCGCTCCGCCGAGCAAGCGGCTGCGCACCTGGCCAATACCGCCGCGCTGTTCGAGGAGTACCGTCATCTGTGCACTGTCTCGCACCTGCGCGGATTTCCGCGCGTCTATGGCTATGGATCGTGCGAGGACGACCCGCTCATCCTCATGGAGTGGGTCGAGGGCACCTCGCTCAAGCAGGCGCTGCCCTTGCTTCCGCACGATGCCTCGGGCGGGCTAACCACCCAGATGGTGGCCGCCGTTGGAAACGCCGTGCTTCGCGCACTCCTGATGACCCAGGGACTCGTAAATCCGGTCGTCCATCGCGACCTGTCGCCCGCCAATATCATGTTCCGTACCACCAGTCGAACGCTCGAGCAGCAGATCGTCGATTGCTCCTTTGACCCCTGCCTCATCGACATGGGCTCCGCGACCATGGCCCTCGGCGATGACACGATCACCCGGCGCGCCGACATCTGGCGCTTTGCCACGCCCGCATACGCCGCGCCCGAGATGCTCACGCAGGATATCGAAGGCATCGCGGCCCTTCGCCGCTCGCCCGCAATCGATGTCTACGCGCTTTCGAGCATTCTGTACCAGCTCTACAGCGGTCGCAAACCGTTCGATGTGGAGTCGACGGGTGCCGCGGCAACCGGTTCGTTCTACCTCATAAAGACCAAGACCAAGCCGGCGCCGCTCGAGCCGCGATGCAGTGACGACGAGGCGCTCGTCCAAATCATCATGAAAGGCATCTCAGTCGAGCAGCGTGATCGTCCCACCGAACAGCAGATGCTCGAGGTGCTCTCGGCATACCTCACCGATGCCGAATCCGAGGGCCGCGAGGGCGCGGGCAGTGACACCGCAATTGACATCGACTCCGGTACGCACCTTAAGGTCGACGTCGCCGGCGAGCGCGCGAGAGAGATCCTGGAGCAGGCCCGGCACGATGCCATGACCCGCCGCCGCTTTATTATCGGTGGCGTTGTCGCAGCCGTTGCGGGGCTAGGCGTTATCGGGGCGGCAACCCATGGCTTTGGCATCCCCGACTACCTGGACGGCATCCGCAGTTCACTTGACGACTACACTTGGGATCAGCTGCAGGAGATTTCGCTCAAGATTAAGGCCACCGAGACCCGTAGCGAGGCACGCGAGATTGCCAGGCGCTATCATCTGCTCGATGCCGATGGGCATATCCCCTATCCGTGTACCAAGCGTGTCACGCTCACCAACGGGCTGCAGGTTGGCGCGCAGCTTGTGGGCATCCGCCACGATGAGCTTCTGGACGGGACGGGCAAGGCCGGACTAACGTTTATGTTCGACGCGGGTATTGCCGAGCGCAACGCTGCGGCTGAACCGCCGAGCGCCGGCTGGGCAGATTGCGAGCTGCGGGAATGGCTCAACGGCGACGGCCTTAAGCTGCTGCCCAACGAGTTGCGCGCACTCATTAAAGGGGTCAAGAAGGTCTCGAACAATGTGGGCGCCGCCAACAGCGCATCGTGCCTGAGCGAGTTGCCCGCAACCCTTTGGCTGCCCGCCATGGTCGAGCTGTGCGGTACGCAACCGCCCGATTCGTTTACCGAGGGCTATCACTACCTGGCAGACATCTACAACGGCGAGGGCAGGGAGTATCAGCTCTTCCGCGAGCTCAAGGTGAGCCCGTATTCCACGAACGAGACGATGGTCCGCCAGTGGAAGGGCAAGGACACCTGTTGGTGGGAGCGCACGGTGAGCCCCGACACATCGGAGAGCGAAGGCACGCTCTATATGAACCGCGTGGGGCACGACGGCGACGTCTTTACGTACGCAACGCCTGCGGAAAAGCCAAGCAAGCTAACCTGTGTGATCCCCGGGTTCTGTATCTAG
- a CDS encoding heavy metal translocating P-type ATPase: MAQDKFDVGGMTCAACQAHVDRAVSKLDGVQSVAVNLLAGSMLVDYDPAQVSPDDICTAVDRAGYSASPVSTGTDAANSNGNAQARSGAAHMESPTKKLEAAASAMRTRLIISIIFLIPLFYIGMGHMLGWPLPGVFTDHTHSMTLALTELVLLIPIVYVNDAYFINGFKSLTHGAPTMDALIAVGATASIAWSLYAMFIMADQLAAGQVHEAMMTSMDNLYFESAGTILSLVTVGKYLETRSKSKTGGAIEALIDLAPKTATVVAVDGTETTVDVDAILPGQVLRVRPGESIPVDGVVLEGASAVDESALTGESIPVEKTAGATVNAATVNRTGSFTFRATRVGADTSLAKIIQLVEDANATKAPIARLADKVAGVFVPVVFVISAVTFVVWMALTSDVNEALTSAVAVLAISCPCALGLATPVAIMVGTGKGAEMGILFKSAEALENLRSVGTVVLDKTGTVTRGKPAVTDIVVATRADGSPAMSEKALLKLAAALERSSEHPLAEAIMAECETRGIVARMVEDFTAVPGRGVTAREGQNAIAAGNMRLMDELGVTVPAGLAEQFAVEGKTPLFFAKNGELAGTIAVADEVKETSAGAIAALRSLGVDVRMLTGDNRVTAEAIARRVGLSSEQVIADVLPADKERHVRELQDAGGKVAMVGDGINDSPALARADVGLAIGTGADIAKEGADVVLMRSDLMDVARAIELSRATIRNIKQDLFWALFYNGIGIPLAAGVFFPLTGWQLSPMFGAAAMSLSSVCVVSNALRLKSFKPKVAK; this comes from the coding sequence ATGGCTCAAGATAAGTTCGATGTGGGCGGCATGACGTGCGCCGCCTGCCAGGCGCACGTGGACCGTGCCGTGAGCAAGCTCGACGGCGTCCAAAGCGTCGCGGTCAACCTGCTCGCCGGCTCCATGCTGGTCGACTACGACCCCGCGCAGGTCTCCCCCGACGACATCTGTACCGCCGTCGATCGCGCGGGTTATTCGGCCTCGCCCGTTAGCACGGGCACCGATGCCGCCAACTCAAACGGCAACGCGCAAGCCAGGTCCGGCGCCGCCCATATGGAGTCGCCGACCAAAAAGTTGGAGGCCGCCGCCTCTGCCATGCGCACCCGCCTCATCATCTCGATCATCTTCCTCATCCCACTGTTCTACATAGGCATGGGGCACATGCTCGGTTGGCCACTGCCCGGCGTCTTCACCGACCACACCCACAGCATGACGCTCGCGCTCACCGAGCTCGTCCTGCTCATTCCCATCGTCTACGTCAACGACGCATACTTTATCAACGGGTTTAAATCGCTTACGCACGGCGCGCCTACCATGGACGCCCTTATTGCCGTGGGCGCCACCGCGTCCATCGCCTGGTCGCTCTACGCCATGTTCATCATGGCCGACCAGCTAGCCGCGGGTCAGGTCCACGAGGCCATGATGACGAGCATGGACAACCTGTATTTTGAGAGCGCCGGCACGATCTTGTCGCTCGTCACCGTAGGCAAATATCTCGAGACACGCAGCAAATCCAAGACTGGCGGCGCCATCGAGGCGCTCATTGACCTGGCGCCCAAGACCGCGACCGTCGTGGCCGTCGACGGTACCGAGACCACCGTCGATGTCGATGCCATTCTGCCCGGCCAGGTGCTGCGTGTGCGCCCCGGCGAGTCCATCCCTGTCGACGGCGTGGTACTCGAGGGCGCTTCGGCCGTGGACGAAAGCGCACTGACCGGCGAGTCCATCCCCGTGGAGAAGACCGCCGGCGCCACCGTCAACGCCGCCACCGTCAACCGCACCGGATCGTTTACCTTCCGCGCTACGCGTGTGGGCGCTGACACGTCGCTCGCCAAGATTATCCAGCTCGTCGAGGACGCCAACGCCACCAAGGCACCCATTGCTCGACTGGCCGACAAGGTCGCCGGCGTGTTCGTGCCTGTGGTATTCGTGATCTCGGCCGTGACCTTTGTGGTGTGGATGGCACTGACCAGCGACGTGAATGAGGCGCTCACCTCCGCCGTCGCTGTGCTGGCGATCAGCTGCCCGTGCGCGCTGGGCCTGGCCACGCCCGTCGCCATTATGGTCGGCACCGGCAAGGGCGCCGAGATGGGCATTCTGTTTAAGAGCGCCGAGGCGCTGGAGAACCTGCGCAGCGTGGGCACCGTGGTGCTCGATAAGACGGGCACGGTCACCCGCGGCAAGCCTGCCGTGACCGATATCGTGGTAGCCACGCGCGCTGACGGCTCGCCCGCCATGAGCGAAAAGGCGCTGCTCAAGTTGGCCGCCGCGTTGGAGCGCTCGAGCGAGCACCCGCTGGCCGAGGCGATTATGGCCGAGTGTGAGACACGCGGGATCGTCGCGCGCATGGTCGAGGACTTTACTGCCGTGCCCGGGCGAGGCGTTACGGCACGCGAGGGGCAAAACGCCATTGCCGCCGGCAATATGCGCCTGATGGACGAGTTGGGCGTTACCGTGCCCGCGGGTCTTGCCGAGCAATTTGCCGTCGAAGGCAAGACGCCGCTGTTCTTTGCCAAGAACGGCGAGCTTGCTGGCACCATTGCCGTGGCTGACGAGGTCAAGGAGACGAGCGCCGGGGCCATCGCCGCACTGCGCTCGCTTGGCGTCGACGTGCGCATGCTCACCGGCGACAACCGCGTGACGGCCGAGGCCATCGCCCGCCGCGTGGGGCTGAGCAGCGAACAGGTCATCGCCGACGTCCTCCCCGCCGACAAGGAACGCCACGTGCGCGAACTGCAGGATGCGGGCGGCAAGGTCGCCATGGTGGGCGACGGCATCAATGACTCCCCCGCCCTGGCGCGCGCCGACGTGGGCCTTGCCATCGGCACCGGCGCCGACATCGCCAAAGAAGGGGCAGATGTGGTGCTCATGCGCAGCGACCTCATGGACGTCGCCCGCGCCATCGAGCTTTCGCGCGCCACGATCCGCAACATCAAGCAGGACCTGTTCTGGGCACTGTTCTACAACGGCATCGGCATTCCGCTGGCGGCGGGCGTGTTCTTCCCGCTCACCGGATGGCAACTCTCGCCGATGTTTGGCGCCGCGGCCATGAGCCTGTCGAGCGTGTGCGTCGTGTCCAATGCCCTGCGTTTGAAATCCTTTAAGCCTAAAGTGGCAAAATAG
- a CDS encoding amidohydrolase family protein, translated as MSKLIVREELDMASADRSTLFINATILDGSEHMEPQPDMAVTVERGVITWMGPSAVAQAPAGAEVIDLGGAYLMPGLINMHVHLCGSGKPVSAGDAGALMKKLDNPVGRAIVRHILKGSAQQQLASGVTTVRGAGDPLFADLAVRDAIDAGKYQGPRLVAPGTGVTVPGGHGAGLFAQVANSPAEAAEQVRDLYARGADVIKLFVTGGVFDATEVGEPGVLRMPVEVAAAACKAAHDMGLPVMAHVESTEGVKAALEAGVDTIEHGAPLTPEILELYRGAAGTQLEGRAPSVTCTISPALPFVLLDPEKTHSTDTQKKNGDIVCSGIIESARAALEAGVKVGLGTDSSCPFVTQYDMWREVAYFAKYVGVSNAFALHTATQVNAELLGLDGETGTIECGKAADILVTRENPLDDLCALREPMHVMCRGDLVCKLKVKRIPEVDAELDAIMAMPAEALAEELARDGVA; from the coding sequence ATGTCCAAGTTAATCGTGAGGGAGGAGCTCGATATGGCGTCTGCCGATCGTTCCACGTTGTTTATCAATGCGACCATTCTGGATGGCTCGGAGCATATGGAGCCGCAACCCGATATGGCCGTGACTGTTGAGCGCGGCGTCATCACCTGGATGGGGCCGAGTGCTGTGGCGCAGGCGCCCGCGGGTGCCGAGGTTATCGACCTGGGCGGTGCGTATCTCATGCCCGGTCTCATCAATATGCACGTGCACCTGTGCGGCTCGGGCAAGCCTGTCTCGGCCGGCGATGCGGGCGCGCTGATGAAGAAGCTCGATAATCCCGTGGGGCGCGCCATCGTGCGCCATATTCTTAAGGGCAGCGCCCAACAACAACTGGCAAGTGGCGTGACCACGGTGCGCGGCGCGGGCGACCCGCTGTTTGCCGATCTGGCCGTGCGCGATGCTATCGATGCCGGCAAGTATCAAGGTCCTCGCCTGGTGGCGCCGGGAACGGGCGTCACGGTGCCGGGCGGCCATGGTGCGGGCTTGTTCGCCCAGGTGGCCAACAGTCCCGCCGAGGCAGCCGAACAGGTGCGCGACCTGTATGCGCGCGGTGCCGACGTCATTAAGCTGTTCGTGACGGGCGGCGTGTTCGATGCGACCGAGGTGGGCGAGCCGGGCGTGCTGCGTATGCCGGTGGAGGTTGCCGCGGCGGCATGCAAGGCGGCGCACGATATGGGCCTTCCGGTTATGGCCCATGTCGAGAGTACCGAGGGCGTGAAGGCCGCGCTTGAGGCCGGCGTTGACACGATTGAGCACGGCGCTCCGTTGACACCCGAAATCTTGGAGCTGTATCGTGGCGCCGCGGGCACACAGCTCGAGGGGCGTGCGCCGAGTGTGACCTGCACTATCAGCCCGGCGCTGCCGTTTGTATTGCTCGACCCGGAAAAGACCCATTCGACCGATACGCAAAAGAAGAACGGCGACATCGTGTGCTCGGGCATCATCGAGAGCGCCCGTGCCGCACTGGAAGCTGGCGTTAAGGTGGGCCTTGGCACGGACTCGAGCTGCCCGTTCGTGACGCAGTACGACATGTGGCGTGAGGTGGCCTATTTTGCCAAGTATGTCGGCGTGAGCAACGCTTTCGCACTGCATACGGCTACGCAAGTCAACGCCGAGCTGCTGGGGCTGGACGGCGAGACTGGCACGATCGAGTGCGGCAAGGCCGCCGATATCTTGGTGACGCGCGAGAACCCGCTCGATGACCTGTGCGCTCTGCGTGAGCCGATGCACGTGATGTGTCGCGGCGATCTGGTGTGCAAACTCAAGGTGAAGCGCATCCCCGAGGTGGATGCCGAGCTCGACGCGATTATGGCCATGCCAGCCGAAGCTCTGGCTGAGGAGCTGGCCCGCGACGGCGTAGCATAG
- a CDS encoding DEAD/DEAH box helicase: MRNSVSDVTDAEILDEAREAMTQAAFDAADEANAAQAVESATESLPAFNELGLSDEILRAIENLGYTAPTPVQAGSIPVVLEGRDLLAAAQTGTGKTAAFLLPTMNNLEHIAPPKPVRERGGRNRRRGAKKPEGNGRGPVMLVITPTRELAQQIDEVASKIADVTGHVAVTVVGGVSYKPQTAALKYGCDILVATPGRLVDLIEQGACHLNEVKVLVLDEADRMLDMGFLPAVRRIVRETPAERQTLLFSATLDEEAVGEITDLVSDPARVEIAPATSTADTVDQFVFPVSIEAKNNLLPEFLKKEGPERTIVFMRTKHRADSCCRRLERKGIKAAAIHGNRSQAQRERALSAFRDGTVDVLVATDVLARGIDISDVRYVVNFDVPAEPTDYIHRIGRTGRAGELGWAITFVTEQDVDEFYEIEKLMDKTADIYEAGDLHVGPNPPAVDPERDPAAFKVKKKTKRGKSKSKKKLEQARRDGKRNGDDYGDVAGRSNRGRDERRGDGERPSRPKRGGKTRVREGVQARVDEAVESVAREVAAEERGGAGAAEQPARGNRAERRAKQFQGEAHRRRREDEDRGGRRRVEREDEGRGSRGGKRGAGDRRRSGRDDERGGRDERRGGEGRGERTARGGESRGGKRFEERGSRGGERREGARGNGGRGGAGRSNESRDRRDPRASRDRRDDWRNYDDTREERRGGYRGGRGGNQAGSRGGRAGGRDNRGSYGNSRGGKRGGSSRRPGDGGGKRK, from the coding sequence ATGCGTAATTCTGTATCCGACGTCACCGACGCCGAGATTCTGGACGAGGCCCGCGAGGCCATGACCCAGGCCGCCTTCGATGCCGCCGATGAGGCCAATGCTGCCCAGGCCGTCGAGTCCGCTACCGAGAGCCTGCCCGCCTTTAACGAGCTGGGGCTTTCGGACGAGATACTCCGTGCTATCGAGAACCTGGGCTACACGGCGCCGACGCCCGTGCAGGCCGGCTCGATCCCCGTGGTGCTCGAGGGTCGCGACCTGCTTGCCGCCGCTCAAACCGGCACCGGCAAGACGGCCGCCTTCTTGCTGCCGACCATGAACAATCTGGAGCACATTGCTCCGCCCAAACCCGTGCGCGAGCGCGGCGGCCGCAACCGCCGTCGCGGTGCCAAGAAGCCCGAGGGCAACGGCCGCGGCCCCGTGATGCTCGTCATCACCCCCACGCGCGAGCTCGCCCAGCAGATCGACGAGGTCGCGAGCAAGATCGCCGACGTCACCGGCCATGTCGCCGTGACCGTCGTGGGTGGCGTGAGCTACAAGCCGCAGACCGCGGCACTCAAGTACGGCTGCGATATCCTGGTCGCCACGCCGGGCCGTCTGGTCGACCTGATCGAGCAGGGCGCCTGCCACCTGAACGAGGTCAAGGTGCTGGTACTCGACGAGGCCGACCGCATGCTCGACATGGGCTTTTTGCCCGCCGTCCGCCGCATTGTGCGCGAGACGCCGGCCGAGCGCCAGACGCTGCTGTTCTCGGCGACGCTCGACGAGGAGGCCGTGGGCGAGATCACCGACCTGGTGAGCGATCCGGCTCGCGTGGAGATCGCGCCCGCCACGTCGACCGCCGACACCGTCGACCAGTTTGTGTTCCCGGTGTCCATCGAGGCCAAAAACAACCTGCTGCCCGAGTTCCTCAAGAAGGAGGGCCCGGAGCGCACCATCGTCTTTATGCGCACCAAGCATCGCGCCGACAGCTGCTGCCGTCGTCTGGAGCGTAAGGGCATCAAGGCCGCCGCGATTCATGGCAACCGCAGCCAGGCCCAGCGCGAGCGCGCGCTTTCTGCCTTCCGCGACGGCACCGTCGACGTGCTGGTGGCAACCGATGTTCTCGCCCGCGGCATCGACATTAGCGACGTGCGCTACGTCGTAAACTTTGACGTGCCGGCCGAGCCGACCGACTATATCCACCGCATTGGCCGTACGGGCCGCGCCGGCGAGCTGGGCTGGGCCATTACGTTTGTGACCGAGCAGGACGTCGATGAGTTCTACGAGATCGAGAAGCTCATGGACAAGACGGCCGATATTTACGAAGCCGGCGACCTGCATGTGGGTCCCAACCCGCCTGCGGTTGATCCCGAGCGCGACCCTGCGGCCTTTAAGGTGAAGAAGAAGACTAAGCGCGGCAAGTCCAAGAGCAAGAAGAAGCTTGAGCAGGCGCGTCGCGACGGCAAGCGCAACGGCGACGATTACGGCGATGTTGCCGGTCGTTCCAACCGCGGTCGCGACGAGCGCCGCGGCGACGGCGAGCGTCCGAGCCGTCCCAAGCGCGGCGGCAAGACCCGCGTGCGCGAGGGCGTTCAGGCTCGCGTGGACGAGGCTGTTGAGAGCGTGGCTCGCGAGGTAGCTGCCGAGGAGCGCGGCGGTGCTGGTGCCGCTGAGCAGCCGGCGCGCGGCAACCGTGCCGAGCGTCGTGCCAAGCAGTTCCAGGGCGAGGCACACCGCCGTCGTCGTGAGGACGAGGACCGCGGCGGTCGTCGTCGTGTCGAGCGCGAGGACGAGGGCCGCGGTTCGCGCGGTGGCAAGCGCGGTGCGGGCGACCGCCGGCGTTCCGGTCGTGATGACGAGCGCGGCGGCCGTGATGAGCGTCGCGGCGGCGAGGGTCGCGGTGAGCGTACTGCCCGTGGCGGTGAGTCCCGTGGCGGCAAGCGCTTTGAAGAGCGCGGTAGCCGCGGCGGCGAGCGTCGCGAGGGTGCTCGCGGCAATGGCGGCCGCGGCGGCGCTGGTCGTTCTAACGAGTCGCGTGATCGTCGTGACCCGCGTGCCAGCCGCGATCGTCGCGATGACTGGCGCAACTACGACGATACCCGCGAAGAGCGTCGCGGCGGCTATCGTGGTGGTCGTGGCGGCAACCAGGCCGGCTCCCGTGGCGGCCGTGCCGGCGGTCGCGATAACCGTGGCAGCTACGGCAACAGCCGTGGCGGCAAGCGCGGTGGCAGCTCCCGTCGCCCCGGCGACGGCGGCGGCAAGCGCAAGTAA
- a CDS encoding metal-sensing transcriptional repressor yields the protein MMADHKSVTRMLKTARGQIDGILRMVEEDRYCVDISTQLMATQALLARINADVLKAHIEGCVTSAIESGDEDLKAAKLAEIERVVDKLSK from the coding sequence ATGATGGCAGACCATAAATCGGTGACCCGCATGCTCAAGACGGCACGCGGTCAGATCGACGGCATCCTGCGGATGGTCGAGGAGGACCGCTACTGCGTCGATATCTCCACGCAGCTCATGGCCACACAGGCGCTCCTCGCGCGCATTAACGCCGACGTGCTCAAGGCGCATATCGAGGGCTGCGTGACTTCGGCAATCGAATCGGGCGACGAAGACCTCAAAGCCGCCAAACTCGCCGAAATCGAACGCGTCGTCGACAAACTCTCCAAGTAA